One window from the genome of Cryptomeria japonica chromosome 6, Sugi_1.0, whole genome shotgun sequence encodes:
- the LOC131079751 gene encoding allene oxide synthase, giving the protein MLHTYLPVQDREKPRSYTAMAHALQSATITVHALASPSTEYITGPKIPKSRFCYRLSHPTRNHAIIRASVSEKVSQTEAPVKLVKEIPGTYGLPLFGVIRDRQDFFNGREEFFKSRKDKYQSTVYRVNMPPGGPFFPDPRVIMLLDAKSFPVLFDTSRVEKRDLFTGTYMPSPDYTGGYRTLSYLDPSEENHGKLKSFCFEVLMMNRDRWIPEFNRATQELWQTLEKNLAENGRAVFNDASEHMTFNFLCRSVMDRDPAAPGPASLGSDGPSLMKKWIFFQLAPITSVGLPRGLEELTIHSLPLPFWLVKKDYEKLHEFFTSHATRALDAAEKFGLTRDEASHNLLFNICFNTWGGMLLLFPSIVRLIGRAGAQLHKDLADEVRAAVRTQGGGRLTMRALEAMPLVKSTIYEVMRLEPPVPFQYGKAKKDFLLESHDELFKVKKGELLGGYQPFATRDPRVFEDPDDFVPRRFMGEQGQQLLRYVLWSNGPETENPSLNNKQCAGKDIVVMIARLLIAELFLQYDSFDMEVSAGALGSAVSFTSLKKFVS; this is encoded by the coding sequence ATGCTACATACCTACCTACCTGTACAAGACAGAGAGAAACCAAGATCATATACTGCGATGGCACATGCTCTGCAATCGGCAACCATAACAGTGCATGCCCTGGCAAGCCCAAGCACAGAGTATATAACCGGCCCCAAGATCCCCAAATCCAGATTTTGCTACAGGCTTTCTCACCCCACAAGAAATCATGCTATCATCCGCGCATCAGTGTCGGAAAAAGTATCTCAAACGGAAGCACCCGTGAAGCTCGTTAAGGAGATCCCCGGAACGTACGGACTTCCCCTGTTTGGAGTGATCCGCGATCGgcaggacttcttcaatggcagaGAAGAGTTTTTCAAGAGCCGTAAGGACAAATACCAGAGCACAGTGTATCGGGTCAACATGCCGCCGGGCGGGCCCTTTTTCCCAGACCCGCGGGTCATCATGCTCCTGGACGCCAAGAGCTTCCCGGTGCTCTTCGACACCAGCAGGGTCGAAAAGAGGGATCTGTTCACCGGAACCTACATGCCCAGCCCGGACTACACCGGCGGGTACAGGACTCTTTCCTACCTGGATCCCTCGGAGGAGAACCATGGCAAGCTCAAGAGCTTCTGCTTCGAGGTACTGATGATGAACCGCGACCGGTGGATCCCGGAGTTCAACCGGGCGACTCAGGAACTGTGGCAGACCCTGGAGAAGAACCTTGCGGAGAATGGGCGGGCGGTGTTCAATGACGCCTCGGAGCACATGACCTTCAATTTTCTCTGCAGATCCGTCATGGACAGAGACCCGGCGGCTCCGGGTCCGGCCAGTTTGGGTTCCGACGGGCCGTCCCTGATGAAGAAATGGATCTTCTTCCAACTGGCGCCGATCACCAGCGTTGGGCTGCCGAGGGGACTGGAGGAACTCACCATCCACTCACTTCCACTGCCATTCTGGCTAGTGAAGAAGGACTACGAGAAACTGCACGAATTCTTCACCAGTCACGCCACACGGGCCCTGGACGCAGCGGAGAAATTCGGGCTCACCCGAGACGAAGCCTCCCACAATCTGCTCTTCAACATCTGTTTCAACACATGGGGTGGAATGCTACTACTGTTCCCCTCAATTGTCCGGCTGATCGGGCGGGCGGGCGCACAGCTGCACAAGGACCTGGCGGATGAAGTCCGGGCCGCGGTCCGAACACAGGGCGGTGGGCGGCTCACCATGCGGGCTCTGGAGGCGATGCCCCTGGTGAAATCGACGATCTATGAGGTAATGAGACTTGAGCCCCCTGTGCCGTTCCAATACGGGAAGGCCAAGAAGGACTTTCTGCTCGAATCCCATGATGAGCTTTTCAAGGTTAAGAAAGGGGAACTGCTCGGAGGGTACCAGCCCTTCGCTACAAGGGATCCCCGGGTTTTTGAGGACCCTGATGACTTTGTGCCCCGACGGTTCATGGGTGAACAGGGCCAGCAGCTGCTCCGCTATGTGCTATGGTCCAATGGCCCTGAAACAGAGAACCCCTCTCTCAATAACAAGCAGTGCGCTGGCAAGGATATCGTGGTCATGATTGCTCGGCTCCTCATTGCAGAGCTGTTTTTGCAGTACGATTCCTTTGATATGGAGGTGTCCGCGGGCGCCCTTGGTTCTGCTGTGTCTTTTACTTCTCTCAAGAAGTTCGTGTCCTGA